In the genome of Micromonospora sp. Llam0, the window GAGGTCCGCGAAATGATCACCCCGGCCGACTGGGCCGACGCCGGAATGGCCGCCGGGACACCGTTCGCCGCCGCGCACACCCTGTTCCAGACCGGCCCGTTCCGACCCGGCAACCTGCATCCCACCCTGGAGAACGTGGTCTTCGTCGGCTCCGGCACCCAGCCGGGGGTCGGCGTGCCGATGGTGCTGATCTCCGGCAAGTTGGCCGCCAGTCGGATCACCGGTGCGGGGGGTGCCCGATGACCGGCACGTCGCGAGAAAGCCACCTGGTCGAGTTGGTCGACCCGGCCGGGCGACCGGTCGGATCGGCCACCGTCGCCGCCGCCCACCAGCCGCCGGGCCAGCTGCACCGGGCCTTCTCGGTGATCCTGGTCGACCCGGCCGGCCAACTGCTGCTGCAACAGCGGGCCGCGGTGAAGACCCGGTTCCCGCTGCGCTGGGCGAACACCTGCTGCGGCCATCCGCTGCCCGGCGAATCGGTGACCGAGGCGGCCAACCGCCGGCTCGGCGAGGAGGTGGGCGTCGCGCCGGTGCGGTTGACCGAGCTCGGCGTGCACACCTACCAGGCCACCGACCCGGTCACCGGCCGCACCGAGTACGAGTACGACCACGTACTGCTGGGGGAGCTTGACCCGGCCACCCCGCTGCGGCCCGATCCGGCGGAGATCGCGCAGCTGCGCTGGATGCCGCCGGACGAACTGCGGGCCGGCCTGACCGACGACCCGCACGCCTACGCCCCGTGGCTGGCCGGCGTGGTCGACCAGTTGTTCGCGCCGGGCCGGCGGGACCACGGCGCGGCTGCGGAGCGGCCAGGTGAGCGATGACGCGCTGAGCGCGGGTAGCGTGGCACGCCGGCTCGGCGTGGCGGTGACCACGCTGCGCACCTGGCACCAGCGGTACGGGCTCGGCCCGACCCGGCACGTCAAGGGGCACCATCGCCGGTACAGCCGGGAGGATCTGGCCCGGCTGGAGGTGATGCGCCGGCTCACCGCCGAAGGCGTGTCCCCGGCCGAGGCGGCGCGGTGGGCACGCGGCAACGCGGCTCCACCCGGCCCTGCCGTGGGCCGCACGGCCCGGCCACCCGGCCCTGCGCCGGGCCGGGCCGGCGGCGGGCACACCATCGCGGTCGGCACCGCCGGCCCGGCCGCCCGTGGCCTGGCCCGGGCCGCCGTACGCCTGGACGACCTGGCCATGCGGGAGATCATCGAGCGTGGGCTGCGTACCGACGGGGTGATCGCCACCTGGGACCGGGTGGTCCGCCCCGTGCTGGCCGGCGTCGGTGACCGGTACGCGGCCACCGCCGGCTTCATCGAGGTGGAGCATCTGCTGTCCCGGTGCGTCTCCGCCGCGTTCGCCTCGGTGACCGGGCCGGCCCCGGCGGCCCTGCCGGATGATCCGTCGGACCGCCCGGTCCCCGCTGCGACCGCCGCCGGCCGGGTCCGCGACGGCGGCGGCCCCGGAGCGCTGCTCGCCTGCACCGACGAGGAGCAGCACACCCTGCCGTTGGAGGCGCTGGCCGCCGCACTCGTCGAGGTCGGCGTGGTCGCCCGGTTGCTCGGTGCCCGGGTGCCGGCGACCGCGCTGGTCGCCGCGGTCGACCGGACGGGTCCGGCCGTCGTGGTGCTCTGGTCGCACACCCCGGCGACCGCGGATCTCGGGCAGCTGCGCGCGGCCCGATCCGGACGGCACCGTCCGGTGCTGGTCGTCGCGGTCGGGCCGGGCTGGCCGGTCACCGAGCTGCCGGACGGGGTACGGCACTGCGCCGACCTGACCGACGCGGTCACGCTCTGCCAGTCCGCCGACCGGGCCGTCGGTCAGCAGCACGTCCCGTAGCTGTTGCCGGTACGTCCTGTAGCTGTTCCTGGTACGGCCCGTCACCGCCGGCGGTCGGCAGTCCTGGTGTCCGATGTGCGGGGTCGAGTTGTGCGGATTGATCGACTAACGTGTGCTTCGCTCGATCTCCGTCCACCCCCTCGCCCGGAGTCGACATGTCGAAACGCACCGTGTCGAAACGTGCCATGGTAGCGGCAGGCCTGGCGGTGTTCGCGCTGCTGGTCGGCAGCGAAAGCATCGCCGCGCTGCGTGGTGCCCGGCAGGCGCCGGCGCAGGTGCCGGCCACCGCCGCTCTCGGTCCCGCGCCGGACCGCCCGGCTCCCACCCCCGAGCCGGTGCCCTCACCCGGCCCCCGCGACCCGGTGCCG includes:
- the idi gene encoding isopentenyl-diphosphate Delta-isomerase, with protein sequence MTGTSRESHLVELVDPAGRPVGSATVAAAHQPPGQLHRAFSVILVDPAGQLLLQQRAAVKTRFPLRWANTCCGHPLPGESVTEAANRRLGEEVGVAPVRLTELGVHTYQATDPVTGRTEYEYDHVLLGELDPATPLRPDPAEIAQLRWMPPDELRAGLTDDPHAYAPWLAGVVDQLFAPGRRDHGAAAERPGER
- a CDS encoding MerR family transcriptional regulator codes for the protein MSDDALSAGSVARRLGVAVTTLRTWHQRYGLGPTRHVKGHHRRYSREDLARLEVMRRLTAEGVSPAEAARWARGNAAPPGPAVGRTARPPGPAPGRAGGGHTIAVGTAGPAARGLARAAVRLDDLAMREIIERGLRTDGVIATWDRVVRPVLAGVGDRYAATAGFIEVEHLLSRCVSAAFASVTGPAPAALPDDPSDRPVPAATAAGRVRDGGGPGALLACTDEEQHTLPLEALAAALVEVGVVARLLGARVPATALVAAVDRTGPAVVVLWSHTPATADLGQLRAARSGRHRPVLVVAVGPGWPVTELPDGVRHCADLTDAVTLCQSADRAVGQQHVP